AAGGAATCTGATTTGCTCTGGAAACTGGAGGAAAATAATAAAAGCTCAACTTATACTTCGCTGCGTGAATTTCTGAATGCACTATAATGTTTTGATAGATTGTCAATTACACACCTAAATTATATGAATAAAAATTTACCATTATTATCATTAAAAAACCTGCTTATCGGCACGGTTTTGATCAGCAGTCCTGTTTTTGCACAGGAAAAAAAAGCTGATTCTCTTAAAACCAACTCACTGGATGAAGTGGTGGTAACCTCTTTAAGGACAGAGGTTAAAAGACGTAATGTACCGCAAAGTATGACGGTCATCAATAAAGCAACCATTAACATGACTCCTGCACAGGAAGTTACTGATCTTTTAAAAAAGAATTCTTCTGTAAGTATTATTCAGTATCCTGGTTTATCGTCAGGCATAGGTATAAGAGGCTTCAGACCACAGGCAAGTGGTTTAAATCAGCGTTCATTGTTATTGGTTGACGGCCGTCCGGCTGGTACAGTAAGTATTTCGACTATAAATCCATCTGATATTGAACGTATCGAGGTACTTAAAGGTCCGGCTTCTGCTTTATATGGCTCATCAGCTATGGGTGGAGTCGTGAACATTATCACTAAAAAATCGTCTGGTGATATTCATGGAAATGTATTTGCAGAATATGGCTCCTATGAGACTACCAAATTAGGCGCTTCGGCAGGTGGGAATATCACTAAGAAACTGGATTTTGATTTGTCTTTCCTGAATTTTGACAGAGCAAAGAATATGAAACTGGGTAAAGGAAATCTGTTCAGGAAGATGCTGGGTGCGAATACTGCACTTTACAATTATACAGACGGACCGGTAGAAAAGGACGATGAACGTTCTGACGGACTGAGACGTGATTATACTAAACTGAACTATAATTCGGGGAGTCTGAGACTGGGTTATCAGCTGGATGCCAACTGGAGAATTGATGTAAGAGGAGAACGTTTTGCCGCAAAAAATGTCGAGTCACCAAGTGATATCTTTTTTGGAAACGGACAGCCCAGTACTAAAGATATTGAACGCCATAATGAAGAAGTAACCCTTTCCGGTGATCTTGCACAGCATCATTTGACCTTAAAGGGATATACTTCACAGGAGAATAATTTAAACAATTCACTGCTTGCTGTGAATGGCCTTCTGGCTCCTTATCCTTCTTATAAAAGTTCAACGAGCTGGAAAGGAATACAGGCAAAAGACGCTTATCAGTTAGGTAATCATACTCTGATTTTTGGTCTGGATTACAGTAATGCATCAACCCGCTCACAGTCCTTTAATTCTGACGGTTCTGAATCGGCTCCTTATTCTCCAAATTACAGTCTTTCTTCTGCTGCGGGTTATATTCA
This portion of the Pedobacter lusitanus genome encodes:
- a CDS encoding TonB-dependent receptor; the protein is MNKNLPLLSLKNLLIGTVLISSPVFAQEKKADSLKTNSLDEVVVTSLRTEVKRRNVPQSMTVINKATINMTPAQEVTDLLKKNSSVSIIQYPGLSSGIGIRGFRPQASGLNQRSLLLVDGRPAGTVSISTINPSDIERIEVLKGPASALYGSSAMGGVVNIITKKSSGDIHGNVFAEYGSYETTKLGASAGGNITKKLDFDLSFLNFDRAKNMKLGKGNLFRKMLGANTALYNYTDGPVEKDDERSDGLRRDYTKLNYNSGSLRLGYQLDANWRIDVRGERFAAKNVESPSDIFFGNGQPSTKDIERHNEEVTLSGDLAQHHLTLKGYTSQENNLNNSLLAVNGLLAPYPSYKSSTSWKGIQAKDAYQLGNHTLIFGLDYSNASTRSQSFNSDGSESAPYSPNYSLSSAAGYIQGQFNFLDNRLVINPGVRLDLITYNVKQTPLLPTYAGGKQTNPFFSPSLAAQYAISKAFTVHASTGRAFVTPDAYNVAGYSEKVKDGKASVIQGNADLKNENSISWDAGLRFSKPEWGLTADITYFNTYVKDRITTKTTIPVPVETTPSGFPISSRMTYINANKANINGFEAEFAWDFGRLADKDYSLKVFANATKSSKAREVTILADGSESTKDIYNVPNFTSGYGFEFNNLKGLDLRLGGRYVGKRKDTDFNDPKYPEIVYPDFMVADFAASYTYKKRHTVTFLVDNITDENYYEKRGFNLAGRNFSLRYNLSF